GCAAATCCATTAGAATTTCTGGTAGGGGAACTACCATGATCATCAAAACTGAGATCACCCCTACTGCCAGTAAGACATCAGAATTTCTTGACAAACCGCTCAGACTAGCTGAGTTGCTTCCTACTGCCACCTAACAATTCCCAAAAGAGAAATAACTATTTGATGATGATCTAAAATCACTAATTTGCTAAATTGAATAAATTTGAGGTCAGCTTGCAATTTTTACCCCAATATACGGGTGAATCCGAGCTTTCCGTGGCAAATCATTTTTATCTTTTCCTTCTTCGGAGACGATAAACGTAGGCAAGAATTTCTGCAACTGCTTTAAAGAATCGCTCTGGGATTACTTGTCCAATTTCCACACCTGCATAAAGATCCCGGGCCAGTTTAGGTCTTTCCAGTATAGGGACATCATTTTGATCAGCTACTTTTCTTATCCTAAGAGCCATATAATCTACACCCTTCGCAACTATCTGGGGTGCATTCATACTCTCTCGATCATATTTCAGTGCCACAGCATAATGAGTTGGGTTTACCACAATTGCATCTGCCTTTGGGACTTCCTGCATCATCCGAGCATTCGACATTTCTCTCTGGATTTGACGAATCCTCGCTTTTAATTGGGGATCCCCCTCTGACTGCTTTGCTTCATCCTTAACTTCCTGCTTAGTCATTTTCAACTGTTGTTCGAAATGCCAGCGCTGATACATGAAATCAAAAATTGCAATCGCAATCAGGGCTAAAACCATACGCCCTGTGACTTCGATGATGACAGAGAAATTATAAAATACGATCTGTGCTGGGGTAATCAACGCAAGCGCATTGATCCTCCCCATCTCTTCTTCGAAAGTGATGAAACCAATGAAACCAATCAGCAGTAATTTTGCCAGGCTCTTCAGCAATTCCATCAACCCTTGGGTTCCAAAAATTCGCTTTAGACCCTGAAGAGGACTTAACTTGCTAAATTTTGGAGCAATCGGTTTCAGTGTGAAGCGAACACCGACCTGAAGAATTGATGAAAATATCGCTACAACTACAAGAAGAATTGCAAAAGGGATGAGAGGAATGAGGATTTTGCTGACAGAGGTCGCCATCAGATCATAGAGCACGTTACTATTCATATCTGAACGAATGGGCTCTATCATGATGTCAGCAAACATACTCTGTGCAGCAGTGAGGATATTCTGCCCCATCACCATGAAGGAGAGGGTAGCAGCTGCTAATAATGCAGCTGAGGGCAATTCTTTACTGGAAGCAACCTGACCATCTTCGCGGGCTTTTTCCCGCTTGCGTTCGGTCGGGGCTTCTGTTTTCTCCTGACCATCTTGTTCAGCCAAGAATTCTCCTTGTAAGCTCTAACTACAGAACAGCATCTAAAAGCAATCTTGTGTACTCATGTCTTGGATTGTTGAGTACAACTTCCGTGGGTCCTGATTCCACAACTTCACCTTCTCTCATCACCAAAACCTCATGACAAATTGCTTTTATCACTTTCAGGTCATGCGAGATGAAAAGGTAAGTCAGTTTGTACTTTTCTTGAAGGTTCCTCAGTAGATTCAATACCTGCCCTTGAACTGAGCGGTCCAGGGACGAAGTTGGCTCATCTAAAATCAAAAATTGTGGGTGCAAGACCAACGCCCGTGCTATGGCAATTCTTTGCCGTTGACCACCTGAGAATTCATGGGGATACCTAAAACGAAGTTCGGGATTCAGTCCTACTTCCTGCATCACTTCTACAACTCGTTTTTCCTGTTCTTCTGCAGAGATGTCACCATGCAATCTTAAGCCTTCTGCGATGATATCACCCACTGACATTCTTGGGCTCAGACTTCCAAAAGGATCTTGAAAAACGACCTGCATTTTTTTGCGGAATGGACGCATTTCAAGACGATTAAGCCCATCCAATTCCTGCTGTTGAAAACTAATTTTCCCATCGCTACTGATCAGACGAAGCAAAGCCATTCCCAAAGTAGATTTACCAGATCCACTCTCACCGACTATTCCGAGTGACCTTCCCTCGCAAATTGAGAAAGTTACGCCATTGACGGCCTTGATATGGTCGACTGTTCTCTGCAGGATTCCGCGCTTAATTGGGAACCAAACCTTCAAATTTTCAACCCTCAGAATTGTTTCAGCACCATCCATCATTTCAGCTGGATCGCCGGACGGTTCAGAGTCCAAAAGTTGTTTTGTGTATGGCTGAGTTGGGTTGGCAAAAAGGACTTTAGTAGTATTAGTTTCCTGCAAGACACCATTGTAGAGAACAACTACTCGGTCTGAATGATGTTTAACTATTCCCAAGTCATGAGTGATCAGAAGAACTGACATGCCCATATCCTGCTGAAGCGTTTTCAGCAAATCCAGGATCTGAGCCTGAATCGTCACATCAAGAGCAGTAGTAGGCTCATCAGCGATCAGTAGCCTGGGATTATTGACCAATGCCATAGCAATCATCACCCGTTGACGCTGCCCCCCTGATAGTTCATGAGGATAGGATCGCAACCGTTGCTTGGCTTGTGGAATTTCGACTCGTTCAAGCCAGTCTAAAGCCACACATTCTGCTTTAGACTGACTTACACCATGATGCCAAAGGACCGCTTCGCTTATCTGATGTCTAATCGTATGCAGGGGATTGAGGGATGTCATTGGTTCTTGGAAGATCATCCCAATTTCCTGCCCTCTCACTTGGCACATCCTCGATTCTGAGGCATCAAGTAGATCCTCCTCCCCAAGCCAAATCTTTCCAACACATTGGGCTTGGGGTGGTAAAAGCTTTAGAGCCGCATGAGCAGTCACTGATTTTCCAGAACCACTTTCTCCGACCAAAGCTACTGTTTCCTGTGAACCCACCTCAAAGGAGATTCCTTTGACAGCTTCAACTTTTTGATTGCCTTGTGGGAAGTGGATTGAAAGATTTTCGACCCGAATCATTTTGATGATGCCTGGAGGTTATCCTGAATGATTGGCTGTAACCACGAGCCAGGTAAACCGGCTTCGCTCATTGCGGGGGACACTGGGGCAAAAAGTGGGTGAGGCACTCCGTGGACAAAGCACCAGGCGTAGGGATCTACCAATTGAACCTCCTCCCCAATTTTGAGCGGAATCCTTGCTTGTCTTTCAACAATCTGAAATGGGGAAATACTTACACGCAGAACTTCATCCTCAGTTCGAACCAGCATATCCTCAAAATTCATATCGTTCAGAATAGATTTTGGTGGTGCGGGAACTAGAAGTTCAGTTTGCTCAAAATTGTTGAGATTTATTAAATAAATCTTTGGTTGATGTTCGTTTCCAAGCAGCAAATTTTCGCTGCTTTTGCTCAAACTAAGAAAACTTGGAAAATCATTGACTGAGATGCGCTTGAGCATTGATCCATCTTGAACGTTGATCAATTGAACCTCTCCAGCCAGAAGGACTGCCAATTGATCTTCAGCGGCACTTAGAGCAAAGTTCTGCACCTCTGATCGAAATTTAAAACTGCTGAGCAAATTTTGAGAATTTTCCTCAAAAACTTGAATCATTTTGGGAGAATTTTGATCGACCCTAAAAACCACATTTCTCCGAAGATATTTCCCATCTAGGCTCGCTGGTTTAACTTCTAATTGGTAGACCACCTCTGCTTCAACTTGTCCTTGATTTTTCCATTGGGCACAGAAATAGTCTTTTTTATTTGGGTTGAGTTCACTTTTTGAGTGTACCGTTGAATTTTCATATCTATGGTAAGTTACTTCGTCTTCATGGTGGGTATGGATGTCATAATAAATTGGCTCAGAGGCTGTAAAAGTTAAATTCAATCCTTGGTCTTGATAGACCGTCAAACAAACTTCTTCGTTTTCTCCAGCAGCCAAGACAAACTGCTTTTTTATACTTTCTTCATTATTTGGGATTAGAGTATACCCACCCCATAGAGCCAGAATACCCAAAATCAGAATTTGCATCTTCGTTCTAGGTGAAAATTTAAAAAATTTCATTCTTCGCTCAGTAACTTACGGATTCCTTTCACCATCTCTTCAGCTTTGTTGGAAGCCCGGTAGAGTGCTCGTGTTCTCCCCTGCTGGTCCATGAGATAAATATAGCCAGAATGTGCAATTAGATAGTCAGCCGCTGAATAGGAACGAGTATCCTTTATGTAGGCAGCTCCAAACTTCTTTGTGATTGCTTTCAATTCCTCGGCACTGCCAGTCACCCCAACAAGTGATGAATGAAAATATGTCAAAAATTGCTTCATTCCTTCCAACGTATCTCTCTCTGGATCAACTGAGATGAAAAGAGGTTGTACCTGCTCTACTTCATTCGGTTCTAGGTTTTCCAGAGCATCTTTGATGGTTGTTAGAGTAATGGGGCAAATATCCGGGCAAGATGTATATCCGAAAAAAACGAGTAGTACCTTTCCTCTAAAGCTCTGAGGCCCAATTTTCTTACCTAGGGTACTGTTTAACTCAAAATTTCCCCCAATTGTGTCATAAACATCTAAGCTAGTTGCTGTTAAGACAAACGACCATACACAAAAGAAAGTCAAAAAAAAGAACCGCATCCAAGCAACTCATTAAAGGTTTGAGGTTGTTCTCAAACAGTATTTACAGCCTGAGTGGAAAGCTCAAGCAACTTGAAATCACAGATAAAAATAATGGCAGCAAAGACTAATGAAAGGGTTAATCTTTGGTAAATCAGCTTTCAGCTGATTTTGAAATGCAGTTTATTTTGGGAGGCATCTAACTGAATTGTCATCCCTGACTGGAGT
This window of the SAR324 cluster bacterium genome carries:
- the flhB gene encoding flagellar biosynthesis protein FlhB yields the protein MAEQDGQEKTEAPTERKREKAREDGQVASSKELPSAALLAAATLSFMVMGQNILTAAQSMFADIMIEPIRSDMNSNVLYDLMATSVSKILIPLIPFAILLVVVAIFSSILQVGVRFTLKPIAPKFSKLSPLQGLKRIFGTQGLMELLKSLAKLLLIGFIGFITFEEEMGRINALALITPAQIVFYNFSVIIEVTGRMVLALIAIAIFDFMYQRWHFEQQLKMTKQEVKDEAKQSEGDPQLKARIRQIQREMSNARMMQEVPKADAIVVNPTHYAVALKYDRESMNAPQIVAKGVDYMALRIRKVADQNDVPILERPKLARDLYAGVEIGQVIPERFFKAVAEILAYVYRLRRRKR
- a CDS encoding ABC transporter ATP-binding protein, with amino-acid sequence MIRVENLSIHFPQGNQKVEAVKGISFEVGSQETVALVGESGSGKSVTAHAALKLLPPQAQCVGKIWLGEEDLLDASESRMCQVRGQEIGMIFQEPMTSLNPLHTIRHQISEAVLWHHGVSQSKAECVALDWLERVEIPQAKQRLRSYPHELSGGQRQRVMIAMALVNNPRLLIADEPTTALDVTIQAQILDLLKTLQQDMGMSVLLITHDLGIVKHHSDRVVVLYNGVLQETNTTKVLFANPTQPYTKQLLDSEPSGDPAEMMDGAETILRVENLKVWFPIKRGILQRTVDHIKAVNGVTFSICEGRSLGIVGESGSGKSTLGMALLRLISSDGKISFQQQELDGLNRLEMRPFRKKMQVVFQDPFGSLSPRMSVGDIIAEGLRLHGDISAEEQEKRVVEVMQEVGLNPELRFRYPHEFSGGQRQRIAIARALVLHPQFLILDEPTSSLDRSVQGQVLNLLRNLQEKYKLTYLFISHDLKVIKAICHEVLVMREGEVVESGPTEVVLNNPRHEYTRLLLDAVL
- a CDS encoding SCO family protein — encoded protein: MRFFFLTFFCVWSFVLTATSLDVYDTIGGNFELNSTLGKKIGPQSFRGKVLLVFFGYTSCPDICPITLTTIKDALENLEPNEVEQVQPLFISVDPERDTLEGMKQFLTYFHSSLVGVTGSAEELKAITKKFGAAYIKDTRSYSAADYLIAHSGYIYLMDQQGRTRALYRASNKAEEMVKGIRKLLSEE